The genomic stretch CTTTGCTTCGCAAAACTCGCGCATCGCTGCGGTTTTCAAATTCCAACGGAATTTGAACGGAGCGATATTATCATCCGCGAGATTTTTTTATACGCGCGCATTACTCAATAAAATTGAAAAAATTTTTAAAAAAGGTATAATAAAATTCATGAAATTCTTTAATGAAGATATTGTTTATTTCGCGGCCGGAACAGCGATCGCGGCGATTTTAATTTTTATTTGGCTTATTATTTTGGAATGGCGGCTGAAAAAACTTTTTAAAGGAAGCGACGGCCGCGATCTGATGGGGATTTTAACCGGCCGCGGAAAAGAATTGAACGGCCTAAAAAAAAGAATGCTGGAAATAGAAAAATATCTTCAAGAATCCGAACTGCGCCTTCAAAAAAGCCTTAAAAATGTAGGATTGGTGAGATTTGATTCTTTTGAAGGAGTGGGCGGAAAGCAAAGTTTTTCAGCCGCGTTTTTAGATGAAAATAAAAACGGAACGGTTATTTCCAGCCTTTACGGCCGTGATTTTAACAGGATTTACGCCAAACCTGTGGAAAGCGGCATTTCGTCCCATTCGCTTTCGGAAGAAGAAAAAGAAGCGATCAAGAAAGCAATCAGCGAATAGCTATAAGTGTTTTTATTTTTCTCATCGTAAATAATTCAATGTTTAATTTTTATGTCTACCGAGCAGAAAAAAAATTTAATCCGCCAAAATTTACCTTCGGTAAACTTAAGTGGGAAAATCTCTCGTCCGCCGGTTGTCGTGGTTGTCGGCCATATTGATCATGGAAAAACCAAACTTTTGGATTATATCCGAAAAAGCAATATCGCGGAAAAAGAATCAGGCGGCATTACCCAGCATATCGGCGCTTATGAAGCGGTAATCAATACCAAAGACGGCCGAACGGAAAAAATAACTTTTTTGGATACGCCGGGGCATGAGGCGTTTTCTCAAATTCGCTCACGTGGCGCCAAAGCGGCGGACGTGGCGATTTTAGTGGTGGCGGCGGATGAAGGTGTTAAACCGCAAACTGAAGAATCAATCAAAGTTTTGAAAGACGCGAATTTGCCTTTTGTGGTGGCGATTAATAAAATTGACAAAGAAGGAGCGGATTCGGAAAAAGTTAAAAAAGAATTGGCGGAACGGGAAATTTTGGTGGAAAGCTGGGGCGGCAAGGTGCCGGCCGTGGAAATTTCCGCAAAACAAGGAACCGGCGTGAAAGAACTTTTAGAAACTATTATTTTATTAGCTCAACTTGAGGAATTAAAAGCGGATCCAAGAATACCCGCCAAAGGCGTGGTTATTGAATCCAGTTTAGAGCCGAAAAGGGGAAATGCGGCCACGCTTTTAATTCAGGACGGAACATTAAAAATCGGAAATTTCGTAGCGGCCGGAAACGCGATTTCTTCGGTTCGCGTTTTTGAGGATTTTTTAGGCCATTCTTTAAAAGAAGCTAGTTTTTCTTCGCCGGTCAGGGTGGTGGGATTTGATTATTTGCCGCCGGCAGGGACGGTTTTTTCGGCTTTTCTTTCTAAAAAAGAGGCGGAAAAATTCTCAGCTAAAGAGAAAATAAGCAAAGATTTTTTGAAGGAAAAGGAAAAAAAAATAATCAAAGAAGCGCCGGCCGCTTCCTTAATAATCGTGCCGGTGATTTTGAAAGCCGACACCTCCGGTTCTTTGGAAGCGCTTGAAAAAGAAGCGAAAAAATTTGATTCGGAAAAATTGAAAATAAAAATTTTGAAATCAGGCACCGGGCCAATTTCGGAAGATGATTTTAAAGTCGCTCTCAGCGCTCCTGAAACGATTATTTTATCTTTTCGGGCCGGCCTTGACGAAAAAATCATCGAGCTGCTTAGCCGCCGCGGCGTGATTTTCAAGAATTTTGAGATTATTTATGAAGCCAGTGATTGGCTTAAAGAGCAATTGGAAAAAAAATTGCCGCTTGAAATAGAAAGAACGGAAATCGGCCAAGCCAAGATTTTAAAATTATTTAAAAAATCCGGCCAAAAACAAGTTATCGGCGGCAAAATAATTGACGGCTTGGTTAAAAACGAAGCGAGGTTTGAAATTATCAGAAATGAGCATAAAATCGGCGAAGGCAGAATAATAGAGCTCCAGCAAGCCAAAATTAAAACAAAAGAAGCGGCCAAAGGCAGTGAATTCGGAATTTTAGCCGATGCGGAAATAAGCATTGAGCCGGGAGATATTCTGCGTTTTTTTGAAGAAAAAACAATTAAACAAACATTATAAATGTCCAATTTAAGGCAGGAAAAAATTTCTTCTCTTTTGAAG from Candidatus Niyogibacteria bacterium encodes the following:
- a CDS encoding DUF4446 family protein; this encodes MKFFNEDIVYFAAGTAIAAILIFIWLIILEWRLKKLFKGSDGRDLMGILTGRGKELNGLKKRMLEIEKYLQESELRLQKSLKNVGLVRFDSFEGVGGKQSFSAAFLDENKNGTVISSLYGRDFNRIYAKPVESGISSHSLSEEEKEAIKKAISE
- the infB gene encoding translation initiation factor IF-2: MSTEQKKNLIRQNLPSVNLSGKISRPPVVVVVGHIDHGKTKLLDYIRKSNIAEKESGGITQHIGAYEAVINTKDGRTEKITFLDTPGHEAFSQIRSRGAKAADVAILVVAADEGVKPQTEESIKVLKDANLPFVVAINKIDKEGADSEKVKKELAEREILVESWGGKVPAVEISAKQGTGVKELLETIILLAQLEELKADPRIPAKGVVIESSLEPKRGNAATLLIQDGTLKIGNFVAAGNAISSVRVFEDFLGHSLKEASFSSPVRVVGFDYLPPAGTVFSAFLSKKEAEKFSAKEKISKDFLKEKEKKIIKEAPAASLIIVPVILKADTSGSLEALEKEAKKFDSEKLKIKILKSGTGPISEDDFKVALSAPETIILSFRAGLDEKIIELLSRRGVIFKNFEIIYEASDWLKEQLEKKLPLEIERTEIGQAKILKLFKKSGQKQVIGGKIIDGLVKNEARFEIIRNEHKIGEGRIIELQQAKIKTKEAAKGSEFGILADAEISIEPGDILRFFEEKTIKQTL